Proteins encoded by one window of Microcebus murinus isolate Inina chromosome 2, M.murinus_Inina_mat1.0, whole genome shotgun sequence:
- the PPOX gene encoding protoporphyrinogen oxidase isoform X1, whose translation MSRTVVVLGGGISGLAASYHLSRAPYPPKVVLVEGSERLGGWIRSVRGSDGAIFELGPRGIRPAGALGARTLLMVSELGLDSEVLPVRGDHPAAQNRFLYVGGVLHALPTGLRGLLRPSPPFSKPLFWAGLRDLTKPRGKEPDETVHSFAQRRLGPEVASLAMDSLCRGVFAGNSRELSIRSCFPSLFQAEQTHRSILLGMLLGAGQSPQLDSALIRQAQAERWSQWSLRGGLEMLPQALETHLTSRGVIVLKGHPVSGLSLQAEGRWKVSLGDSSLEADHVISAIPASVLSKLLPAEAAPVACALSAITAVSVAVVNLQYRGARLPVQGFGHLVPSSEDPGILGIVYDSVAFPEQNGSSSDLRVTVMMGGSWLQTLEASGCVLSQELFQHQAQKAAATQLGLKEPPSYCLVHLHKNCIPQYTLGHWQKLESARQFLAAQRLPLTLAGASYEGVAVNDCIESGRQAAVSVLGTEPQS comes from the exons ATGAGCCGGACCGTGGTCGTGCTGGGCGGAGGCATCAGCGGCTTGGCTGCCAGTTACCACCTGAGCCGGGCCCCTTACCCCCCTAAG GTGGTTCTGGTGGAGGGCAGCGAGCGTCTGGGAGGCTGGATTCGCTCAGTCCGAGGGAGCGATGGTGCTATTTTTGAACTTGGACCTCGGGGAATTAGGCCCGCGGGAGCCTTGGGAGCCCGAACTTTGCTCATG GTTTCTGAACTTGGCTTGGACTCAGAAGTGTTGCCCGTCCGGGGAGACCATCCAGCGGCCCAGAACAGGTTCCTGTATGTAGGCGGTGTTCTGCATGCCTTACCCACTGGTCTCAG GGGGCTCCTCCGCCCTTCACCCCCCTTCTCCAAACCACTGTTTTGGGCTGGGCTGAGGGATCTGACCAAGCCCCGGGGCAAAGAGCCTGATGAGACTGTGCACAGTTTTGCCCAGCGCCGCCTTGGACCTGAG GTGGCGTCTCTAGCCATGGACAGTCTCTGCCGTGGAGTGTTTGCAGGCAACAGCCGTGAGCTCAGCATCAGGTCCTGCTTTCCCAGTCTCTTTCAAGCTGAGCAAACCCATCGTTCCATATTACTGGGGATGCTGCTGGGAGCAG GGCAGAGCCCACAGCTGGACTCAGCACTCATTCGCCAGGCCCAGGCTGAGCGCTGGAGCCAGTGGTCACTCCGTGGAGGTCTAGAGATGTTACCCCAGGCCCTTGAAACCCACCTGACTAGTAGGGGGGTCATTGTTCTCAAAGGCCATCCAGTCTCTGGGCTCAGTCTCCAGGCAGAAGGGCGCTGGAAG GTGTCTCTAGGGGACAGCAGTCTGGAGGCTGACCACGTTATTAGTGCCATTCCAGCTTCAG TGCTCAGCAAGCTGCTCCCTGCTGAGGCTGCTCCTGTGGCTTGTGCCCTGAGTGCCATCACTGCTGTGTCTGTAGCTGTGGTGAATCTGCAGTACCGAGGAGCTCGTCTGCCTGTCCAG GGATTTGGACATTTGGTGCCATCCTCAGAAGACCCAGGCATCCTGGGAATTGTGTATGACTCAGTTGCTTTCCCTGAGCAGAATGGGAGCTCCTCTGACCTCAGAGTGACT GTAATGATGGGAGGTTCCTGGTTACAGACACTGGAGGCCAGTGGCTGTGTCTTATCTCAGGAGCTGTTCCAACACCAGGCACAGAAAGCAGCTGCCACACAATTAGGACTGAAGGAGCCACCAAGTTACTGCTTGGTCCATCTACACAAG aACTGCATCCCCCAGTATACACTAGGTCACTGGCAAAAACTGG AGTCAGCTAGGCAGTTCCTGGCTGCTCAAAGGTTGCCTTTAACTCTGGCTGGAGCCTCATATGAGGGGGTTGCTGTTAATGATTGTATAGAGAGTGGGCGCCAGGCAGCAGTCAGTGTCCTGGGCACAGAACCTCAAAGCTGA
- the PPOX gene encoding protoporphyrinogen oxidase isoform X2, with protein sequence MSRTVVVLGGGISGLAASYHLSRAPYPPKVVLVEGSERLGGWIRSVRGSDGAIFELGPRGIRPAGALGARTLLMVASLAMDSLCRGVFAGNSRELSIRSCFPSLFQAEQTHRSILLGMLLGAGQSPQLDSALIRQAQAERWSQWSLRGGLEMLPQALETHLTSRGVIVLKGHPVSGLSLQAEGRWKVSLGDSSLEADHVISAIPASVLSKLLPAEAAPVACALSAITAVSVAVVNLQYRGARLPVQGFGHLVPSSEDPGILGIVYDSVAFPEQNGSSSDLRVTVMMGGSWLQTLEASGCVLSQELFQHQAQKAAATQLGLKEPPSYCLVHLHKNCIPQYTLGHWQKLESARQFLAAQRLPLTLAGASYEGVAVNDCIESGRQAAVSVLGTEPQS encoded by the exons ATGAGCCGGACCGTGGTCGTGCTGGGCGGAGGCATCAGCGGCTTGGCTGCCAGTTACCACCTGAGCCGGGCCCCTTACCCCCCTAAG GTGGTTCTGGTGGAGGGCAGCGAGCGTCTGGGAGGCTGGATTCGCTCAGTCCGAGGGAGCGATGGTGCTATTTTTGAACTTGGACCTCGGGGAATTAGGCCCGCGGGAGCCTTGGGAGCCCGAACTTTGCTCATG GTGGCGTCTCTAGCCATGGACAGTCTCTGCCGTGGAGTGTTTGCAGGCAACAGCCGTGAGCTCAGCATCAGGTCCTGCTTTCCCAGTCTCTTTCAAGCTGAGCAAACCCATCGTTCCATATTACTGGGGATGCTGCTGGGAGCAG GGCAGAGCCCACAGCTGGACTCAGCACTCATTCGCCAGGCCCAGGCTGAGCGCTGGAGCCAGTGGTCACTCCGTGGAGGTCTAGAGATGTTACCCCAGGCCCTTGAAACCCACCTGACTAGTAGGGGGGTCATTGTTCTCAAAGGCCATCCAGTCTCTGGGCTCAGTCTCCAGGCAGAAGGGCGCTGGAAG GTGTCTCTAGGGGACAGCAGTCTGGAGGCTGACCACGTTATTAGTGCCATTCCAGCTTCAG TGCTCAGCAAGCTGCTCCCTGCTGAGGCTGCTCCTGTGGCTTGTGCCCTGAGTGCCATCACTGCTGTGTCTGTAGCTGTGGTGAATCTGCAGTACCGAGGAGCTCGTCTGCCTGTCCAG GGATTTGGACATTTGGTGCCATCCTCAGAAGACCCAGGCATCCTGGGAATTGTGTATGACTCAGTTGCTTTCCCTGAGCAGAATGGGAGCTCCTCTGACCTCAGAGTGACT GTAATGATGGGAGGTTCCTGGTTACAGACACTGGAGGCCAGTGGCTGTGTCTTATCTCAGGAGCTGTTCCAACACCAGGCACAGAAAGCAGCTGCCACACAATTAGGACTGAAGGAGCCACCAAGTTACTGCTTGGTCCATCTACACAAG aACTGCATCCCCCAGTATACACTAGGTCACTGGCAAAAACTGG AGTCAGCTAGGCAGTTCCTGGCTGCTCAAAGGTTGCCTTTAACTCTGGCTGGAGCCTCATATGAGGGGGTTGCTGTTAATGATTGTATAGAGAGTGGGCGCCAGGCAGCAGTCAGTGTCCTGGGCACAGAACCTCAAAGCTGA
- the PPOX gene encoding protoporphyrinogen oxidase isoform X4, translating to MVSELGLDSEVLPVRGDHPAAQNRFLYVGGVLHALPTGLRGLLRPSPPFSKPLFWAGLRDLTKPRGKEPDETVHSFAQRRLGPEVASLAMDSLCRGVFAGNSRELSIRSCFPSLFQAEQTHRSILLGMLLGAGQSPQLDSALIRQAQAERWSQWSLRGGLEMLPQALETHLTSRGVIVLKGHPVSGLSLQAEGRWKVSLGDSSLEADHVISAIPASVLSKLLPAEAAPVACALSAITAVSVAVVNLQYRGARLPVQGFGHLVPSSEDPGILGIVYDSVAFPEQNGSSSDLRVTVMMGGSWLQTLEASGCVLSQELFQHQAQKAAATQLGLKEPPSYCLVHLHKNCIPQYTLGHWQKLESARQFLAAQRLPLTLAGASYEGVAVNDCIESGRQAAVSVLGTEPQS from the exons ATG GTTTCTGAACTTGGCTTGGACTCAGAAGTGTTGCCCGTCCGGGGAGACCATCCAGCGGCCCAGAACAGGTTCCTGTATGTAGGCGGTGTTCTGCATGCCTTACCCACTGGTCTCAG GGGGCTCCTCCGCCCTTCACCCCCCTTCTCCAAACCACTGTTTTGGGCTGGGCTGAGGGATCTGACCAAGCCCCGGGGCAAAGAGCCTGATGAGACTGTGCACAGTTTTGCCCAGCGCCGCCTTGGACCTGAG GTGGCGTCTCTAGCCATGGACAGTCTCTGCCGTGGAGTGTTTGCAGGCAACAGCCGTGAGCTCAGCATCAGGTCCTGCTTTCCCAGTCTCTTTCAAGCTGAGCAAACCCATCGTTCCATATTACTGGGGATGCTGCTGGGAGCAG GGCAGAGCCCACAGCTGGACTCAGCACTCATTCGCCAGGCCCAGGCTGAGCGCTGGAGCCAGTGGTCACTCCGTGGAGGTCTAGAGATGTTACCCCAGGCCCTTGAAACCCACCTGACTAGTAGGGGGGTCATTGTTCTCAAAGGCCATCCAGTCTCTGGGCTCAGTCTCCAGGCAGAAGGGCGCTGGAAG GTGTCTCTAGGGGACAGCAGTCTGGAGGCTGACCACGTTATTAGTGCCATTCCAGCTTCAG TGCTCAGCAAGCTGCTCCCTGCTGAGGCTGCTCCTGTGGCTTGTGCCCTGAGTGCCATCACTGCTGTGTCTGTAGCTGTGGTGAATCTGCAGTACCGAGGAGCTCGTCTGCCTGTCCAG GGATTTGGACATTTGGTGCCATCCTCAGAAGACCCAGGCATCCTGGGAATTGTGTATGACTCAGTTGCTTTCCCTGAGCAGAATGGGAGCTCCTCTGACCTCAGAGTGACT GTAATGATGGGAGGTTCCTGGTTACAGACACTGGAGGCCAGTGGCTGTGTCTTATCTCAGGAGCTGTTCCAACACCAGGCACAGAAAGCAGCTGCCACACAATTAGGACTGAAGGAGCCACCAAGTTACTGCTTGGTCCATCTACACAAG aACTGCATCCCCCAGTATACACTAGGTCACTGGCAAAAACTGG AGTCAGCTAGGCAGTTCCTGGCTGCTCAAAGGTTGCCTTTAACTCTGGCTGGAGCCTCATATGAGGGGGTTGCTGTTAATGATTGTATAGAGAGTGGGCGCCAGGCAGCAGTCAGTGTCCTGGGCACAGAACCTCAAAGCTGA
- the PPOX gene encoding protoporphyrinogen oxidase isoform X3 yields MDSLCRGVFAGNSRELSIRSCFPSLFQAEQTHRSILLGMLLGAGQSPQLDSALIRQAQAERWSQWSLRGGLEMLPQALETHLTSRGVIVLKGHPVSGLSLQAEGRWKVSLGDSSLEADHVISAIPASVLSKLLPAEAAPVACALSAITAVSVAVVNLQYRGARLPVQGFGHLVPSSEDPGILGIVYDSVAFPEQNGSSSDLRVTVMMGGSWLQTLEASGCVLSQELFQHQAQKAAATQLGLKEPPSYCLVHLHKNCIPQYTLGHWQKLESARQFLAAQRLPLTLAGASYEGVAVNDCIESGRQAAVSVLGTEPQS; encoded by the exons ATGGACAGTCTCTGCCGTGGAGTGTTTGCAGGCAACAGCCGTGAGCTCAGCATCAGGTCCTGCTTTCCCAGTCTCTTTCAAGCTGAGCAAACCCATCGTTCCATATTACTGGGGATGCTGCTGGGAGCAG GGCAGAGCCCACAGCTGGACTCAGCACTCATTCGCCAGGCCCAGGCTGAGCGCTGGAGCCAGTGGTCACTCCGTGGAGGTCTAGAGATGTTACCCCAGGCCCTTGAAACCCACCTGACTAGTAGGGGGGTCATTGTTCTCAAAGGCCATCCAGTCTCTGGGCTCAGTCTCCAGGCAGAAGGGCGCTGGAAG GTGTCTCTAGGGGACAGCAGTCTGGAGGCTGACCACGTTATTAGTGCCATTCCAGCTTCAG TGCTCAGCAAGCTGCTCCCTGCTGAGGCTGCTCCTGTGGCTTGTGCCCTGAGTGCCATCACTGCTGTGTCTGTAGCTGTGGTGAATCTGCAGTACCGAGGAGCTCGTCTGCCTGTCCAG GGATTTGGACATTTGGTGCCATCCTCAGAAGACCCAGGCATCCTGGGAATTGTGTATGACTCAGTTGCTTTCCCTGAGCAGAATGGGAGCTCCTCTGACCTCAGAGTGACT GTAATGATGGGAGGTTCCTGGTTACAGACACTGGAGGCCAGTGGCTGTGTCTTATCTCAGGAGCTGTTCCAACACCAGGCACAGAAAGCAGCTGCCACACAATTAGGACTGAAGGAGCCACCAAGTTACTGCTTGGTCCATCTACACAAG aACTGCATCCCCCAGTATACACTAGGTCACTGGCAAAAACTGG AGTCAGCTAGGCAGTTCCTGGCTGCTCAAAGGTTGCCTTTAACTCTGGCTGGAGCCTCATATGAGGGGGTTGCTGTTAATGATTGTATAGAGAGTGGGCGCCAGGCAGCAGTCAGTGTCCTGGGCACAGAACCTCAAAGCTGA
- the B4GALT3 gene encoding beta-1,4-galactosyltransferase 3 isoform X1, whose translation MLRRLLERPCTLALLVGSQLAVMMYLSLGGFRSLSALFGRDQGPTFDYSHPRDVYSNLSHLPGAPVAPGGPPAPQGLPYCPERSPLLVGPVSVSFSPVPSLAEIVERNPRVEPGGRYRPAGCEPRSRTAIIVPHRAREHHLRLLLYHLHPFLQRQQLAYGIYVIHQAGNGTFNRAKLLNVGVREALRDEEWDCLFLHDVDLLPENDHNLYVCDPRGPRHVAVAMNKFGYSLPYPQYFGGVSALTPDQYLKMNGFPNEYWGWGGEDDDIATRVRLAGMKISRPPTSVGHYKMVKHRGDKGNEENPHRPSVKRCCSGGPQPGLALHLLPTTQPSVVHADSSFLPTLIMKLNLRGCIVPTPQLLTALRGMWGELNSSAILGGQGPLLTAGLELGSSRPGGSLFLGSPAGLMTVNP comes from the exons ATGTTGCGGAGGCTGCTGGAGCGGCCCTGCACGTTGGCCCTGCTTGTGGGCTCCCAGCTGGCTGTCATGATGTATCTGTCACTGGGGGGCTTCCGAAGCCTCAGTGCCCTATTTGGCCGAGATCAGGGGCCGACATTTGACTATTCTCATCCCCGTGATGTCTACAGTAACCTCAGTCATCTGCCTGGGGCCCCTGTTGCCCCAGGGGGTCCTCCAGCTCCTCAAGGTCTGCCTTACTGTCCAGAAAGATCTCCTCTCTTAG TGGGTCCTGTGTCAGTATCCTTTAGCCCAGTGCCATCACTGGCAGAGATTGTGGAGAGGAATCCCCGGGTGGAACCAGGGGGCCGATACCGCCCTGCAGGATGTGAGCCACGCTCTCGAACAGCCATCATTGTGCCCCATCGTGCCCGGGAGCACCACCTGCGCTTGCTGCTCTACCACCTGCACCCCTTCTTACAGCGCCAGCAGCTTGCTTATGGCATCTATGTCATCCACCAG GCTGGAAATGGAACATTTAACAGGGCAAAGCTGCTGAATGTAGGGGTGCGGGAGGCTCTGCGTGATGAAGAGTGGGACTGCCTGTTCTTGCATGATGTGGACCTCTTGCCAGAAAATGACCACAATCTGTATGTGTGTGACCCTCGGGGACCCCGCCACGTTGCTGTTGCCATGAACAAGTTTGGATACAG CCTCCCGTACCCCCAGTACTTTGGAGGGGTCTCAGCGCTCACTCCTGACCAGTACCTGAAGATGAATGGCTTCCCCAATGAATACTGGGGCTGGGGTGGTGAGGATGACGACATTGCTACCAG GGTGCGCCTGGCTGGGATGAAGATCTCTCGCCCCCCCACATCTGTGGGACACTACAAGATGGTGAAACACCGAGGAGATAAGGGCAATGAGGAAAATCCCCACAG GCCTTCCGTCAAGAGATGCTGCAGCGGCggcccccagccaggcctggccctcCACCTACTGCCAACCACACAGCCCTCCGTGGTTCACgctgactcctccttcctgcccaccTTAATCATGAAACTGAATTTGAGGGGTTGTATTGTCCCCACTCCCCAGCTCCTCACTGCTCTTAGAGGGATGTGGGGGGAACTGAACTCTAGTGCTATACTGGGGGGGCAGGGGCCTCTCCTCACTGCTGGACTGGAGCTGGGCTCCTCTAGACCTGGGGGGTCCCTCTTTCTAGGGTCTCCTGCAGGGCTTATGACTGTGAATCCTTGA
- the B4GALT3 gene encoding beta-1,4-galactosyltransferase 3 isoform X2, whose product MLRRLLERPCTLALLVGSQLAVMMYLSLGGFRSLSALFGRDQGPTFDYSHPRDVYSNLSHLPGAPVAPGGPPAPQGLPYCPERSPLLVGPVSVSFSPVPSLAEIVERNPRVEPGGRYRPAGCEPRSRTAIIVPHRAREHHLRLLLYHLHPFLQRQQLAYGIYVIHQAGNGTFNRAKLLNVGVREALRDEEWDCLFLHDVDLLPENDHNLYVCDPRGPRHVAVAMNKFGYSLPYPQYFGGVSALTPDQYLKMNGFPNEYWGWGGEDDDIATRVRLAGMKISRPPTSVGHYKMVKHRGDKGNEENPHRFDLLVRTQNSWTQDGMNSLTYRLLARELGPLYTNVTADIGTDPRGPRAPSGPRYPPGSSQAFRQEMLQRRPPARPGPPPTANHTALRGSR is encoded by the exons ATGTTGCGGAGGCTGCTGGAGCGGCCCTGCACGTTGGCCCTGCTTGTGGGCTCCCAGCTGGCTGTCATGATGTATCTGTCACTGGGGGGCTTCCGAAGCCTCAGTGCCCTATTTGGCCGAGATCAGGGGCCGACATTTGACTATTCTCATCCCCGTGATGTCTACAGTAACCTCAGTCATCTGCCTGGGGCCCCTGTTGCCCCAGGGGGTCCTCCAGCTCCTCAAGGTCTGCCTTACTGTCCAGAAAGATCTCCTCTCTTAG TGGGTCCTGTGTCAGTATCCTTTAGCCCAGTGCCATCACTGGCAGAGATTGTGGAGAGGAATCCCCGGGTGGAACCAGGGGGCCGATACCGCCCTGCAGGATGTGAGCCACGCTCTCGAACAGCCATCATTGTGCCCCATCGTGCCCGGGAGCACCACCTGCGCTTGCTGCTCTACCACCTGCACCCCTTCTTACAGCGCCAGCAGCTTGCTTATGGCATCTATGTCATCCACCAG GCTGGAAATGGAACATTTAACAGGGCAAAGCTGCTGAATGTAGGGGTGCGGGAGGCTCTGCGTGATGAAGAGTGGGACTGCCTGTTCTTGCATGATGTGGACCTCTTGCCAGAAAATGACCACAATCTGTATGTGTGTGACCCTCGGGGACCCCGCCACGTTGCTGTTGCCATGAACAAGTTTGGATACAG CCTCCCGTACCCCCAGTACTTTGGAGGGGTCTCAGCGCTCACTCCTGACCAGTACCTGAAGATGAATGGCTTCCCCAATGAATACTGGGGCTGGGGTGGTGAGGATGACGACATTGCTACCAG GGTGCGCCTGGCTGGGATGAAGATCTCTCGCCCCCCCACATCTGTGGGACACTACAAGATGGTGAAACACCGAGGAGATAAGGGCAATGAGGAAAATCCCCACAG ATTTGACCTCCTGGTCCGTACCCAGAATTCCTGGACACAAGATGGGATGAACTCACTGACATACCGATTGCTGGCTCGAGAGCTGGGTCCTCTTTATACCAACGTCACGGCAGACATTGGGACTGACCCTCGGGGTCCCCGGGCTCCCTCTGGTCCCCGTTACCCACCCGGTTCTTCCCAGGCCTTCCGTCAAGAGATGCTGCAGCGGCggcccccagccaggcctggccctcCACCTACTGCCAACCACACAGCCCTCCGTGGTTCACgctga
- the ADAMTS4 gene encoding A disintegrin and metalloproteinase with thrombospondin motifs 4 yields the protein MASAPSSCSTSAMSRTGLHRGRGLAGRWLWGVQPRLLLPTVPLSRLVQLLLLLLSSLLPSAWPASPLPREEEIVFPEKLNSSVLPGSGTPARLLYRLPAFGETLLLELEQDPGVQVEGLTVQYLGQAPELLDGAEPGTYLTGTINGDPESVASLHWDGGALLGVLQYRGAELHLQPLEGGTPNSAGGPGAHILRRKSPASGQGPMCNVKAPPGSPSPSPRRAKRFASLSRFVETLVVADDKMAAFHGAGLKRYLLTVMAAAAKAFKHPSIRNPVSLVVTRLVILGSGEEGPQVGPSAAQTLRSFCAWQRGLNTPEDSDPDHFDTAILFTRQDLCGVSTCDTLGMADVGTVCDPARSCAVVEDDGLQSAFTAAHELGHVFNMLHDNSKPCVSLNGPGSTSRHVMAPVMAHVDPEEPWSPCSARFITDFLDNGYGHCLLDKPEAPLHLPATFPGKDYDADRQCQLTFGPDSHHCPQLPPPCAALWCSGHLNGHAMCQTKHSPWADGTPCGPTQACMGGRCLHVDQLQDFNIPQAGGWGPWGPWGDCSRTCGGGVQFSSRDCTRPVPRNGGKYCEGRRTRFRSCNTEGCPTGSALTFREEQCAAYNHRTDLFKSFPGPMDWVPRYTGVAPRDQCKLTCQARALGYYYVLEPRVVDGTPCSPDSSSVCVQGRCIHAGCDRVIGSKKKFDKCMVCGGDGSSCSKQSGTFKKFRYGYNNVVTIPAGATHILIRQQGPPGPRSIYLALKLPDDSYALNGEYTLMPSATDVVLPGAVSLRYSGATAASETLSGHGPLAQPLTLQVLVAGNPQNARLRYSFFVPRPAPSTPRSTPQDWLHRRAQILEILRRRPWAGRK from the exons ATGGCCTCAGCCCCTTCCAGCTGCAGCACCAGTGCCATGTCCCGGACAGGCTTGCATCGCGGGAGGGGCTTGGCGGGGCGCTGGCTGTGGGGAGTCCAACCCCGCCTGCTGCTCCCCACTGTGCCCCTCTCCAGGCTGGTTCaactgctcctgctgctgctgtcctccctcctgccctcagcctggcCAGCCAGCCCCCTCCCCCGGGAGGAGGAGATCGTGTTTCCAGAGAAGCTTAACAGCAGCGTCCTGCCTGGCTCAGGCACCCCTGCCAGGCTGTTGTACCGCTTGCCGGCCTTTGGGGAGACTCTGTTACTAGAGTTGGAGCAGGACCCCGGCGTGCAGGTGGAGGGGCTGACAGTGCAGTACCTGGGCCAGGCGCCCGAACTGCTGGATGGGGCAGAGCCGGGCACCTACCTGACCGGCACCATCAATGGAGATCCGGAGTCGGTGGCGTCTCTGCACTGGGACGGGGGAGCCCTGTTAGGGGTGTTGCAGTATCGAGGGGCCGAActccacctccagcccctggAGGGGGGCACCCCTAACTCTGCTGGGGGACCTGGGGCTCACATCCTACGCCGGAAGAGTCCTGCCAGCGGCCAGGGTCCCATGTGCAACGTCAAGGctcctcctgggagccccagccccagtccccgAAGAGCCAAG CGCTTTGCTTCACTGAGCAGATTCGTGGAGACCCTGGTGGTGGCAGATGACAAGATGGCAGCATTTCATGGAGCAGGGCTAAAGCGCTACCTGCTGACAGTTATGGCGGCAGCAGCCAAGGCCTTCAAGCACCCAAGCATCCGCAACCCTGTCAGCTTGGTGGTGACTCGGCTAGTGATCCTGGGGTCAGGCGAGGAGGGGCCCCAAGTGGGGCCCAGTGCTGCCCAGACTCTGCGCAGCTTCTGTGCCTGGCAGCGGGGCCTGAACACCCCTGAGGACTCGGACCCTGACCACTTTGACACAGCTATTCTGTTTACCCGTCAG GACCTGTGTGGGGTCTCCACCTGTGACACTCTGGGTATGGCTGATGTGGGCACCGTGTGTGACCCGGCCCGAAGCTGTGCCGTTGTGGAGGATGATGGGCTCCAGTCGGCATTCACTGCTGCTCATGAACTGg GCCATGTCTTCAACATGCTCCATGACAACTCCAAGCCATGTGTCAGTTTGAATGGGCCCGGGAGCACCTCCCGCCACGTCATGGCCCCTGTAATGGCTCACGTGGATCCTGAGGAGCCCTGGTCCCCCTGCAGTGCCCGCTTCATCACTGACTTCCTGGACAATGGCTATG GGCACTGTCTCTTAGACAAGCCAGAGGCTCCCCTGCATCTGCCTGCGACTTTCCCTGGCAAGGACTATGATGCTGACCGCCAGTGCCAGCTGACCTTTGGGCCCGACTCACACCATTGTCCGCAGCTGCCGCCGCCCTGTGCTGCCCTCTGGTGCTCTGGCCACCTCAATGGCCATGCCATGTGCCAGACCAAGCACTCACCCTGGGCCGATGGCACCCCCTGTGGGCCCACACAGGCCTGCATGGGTGGCCGCTGCCTCCACGTGGACCAGCTCCAAGACTTCAAT ATTCCACAGGCTGGTGGCTGGGGTCCCTGGGGACCATGGGGCGACTGCTCTCGGACCTGTGGGGGTGGTGTCCAATTCTCCTCCCGGGACTGTACGAGGCCCGTCCCCCGAAATGGTGGCAAGTACTGTGAGGGCCGCCGCACCCGCTTCCGCTCCTGCAACACTGAGGGCTGCCCAACTGGCTCag CACTGACCTTCCGTGAGGAGCAGTGTGCTGCCTACAACCACCGCACTGACCTCTTCAAGAGCTTCCCAGGGCCCATGGACTGGGTCCCTCGCTACACAGGTGTGGCCCCCCGGGACCAGTGCAAACTCACCTGCCAAGCCCGGGCACTGGGCTACTACTACGTGCTGGAGCCACGG GTGGTGGATGGGACCCCCTGTTCCCCAGACAGCTCCTCAGTCTGTGTCCAGGGCCGCTGCATCCATGCTGGCTGTGACCGCGTCATTGGCTCCAAAAAGAAGTTTGACAAGTGCATGGTGTGTGGTGGGGATGGCTCTAGCTGCAGCAAGCAGTCAGGCACCTTCAAAAAATTCAG GTATGGATACAACAATGTGGTCACTATCCCTGCGGGGGCCACCCACATTCTTATCCGGCAGCAGGGGCCCCCTGGCCCCCGGAGCATCTACCTGGCCCTGAAGCTTCCAGATGATTCCTATGCCCTCAATGGTGAATACACGCTGATGCCCTCCGCCACAGACGTGGTCCTGCCTGGGGCAGTCAGCTTGCGCTACAGTGGGGCCACTGCAGCCTCCGAGACACTATCAGGCCATGGGCCGCTAGCCCAGCCTTTGACGCTTCAAGTCCTGGTGGCCGGCAACCCCCAGAATGCACGGCTACGGTACAGCTTCTTCGTGCCCCGGCCAGCCCCTTCAACACCGCGCTCCACTCCCCAGGACTGGCTGCACCGAAGGGCACAGATTCTGGAGATCCTCCGGCGGCGCCCCTGGGCAGGCAGGAAATAA